CCTTTTTAACTCAAATAGTGTTTTCACAGTATGATTGAATTCTATTAACTCGTCGATAGGTGGAATTATTATAGGATACTGTTTTATAATCCTTTGGTTAATGTTTTGTTGTGCCCCGCCATTTGCCAAATTAATTATATTTTCGCGATTATATTTTAAGTGTAAGTATCCAATATAAGGATCAACATTTTCGTACTTTTTTAATAGTGCGCAACAAGCTTGATTAGTAGTTGATTCACTAGCCAGTATTCCTAATTGTCCCACTGTTGCACCGTACATGGCTATAATTACTGTATTCTCTCGAAACAACTTGGCGGATGATTTCTGTACTGCCTCTTCAGTAATTTTTTCTTCCGTATTAATAATGAAATTATCATTTAATTCCTTTGTTTTTAACCAATTTATAGTCCCATTTTGGTAGTATGATTTTGTCTTTCTACTTGGAGTGCCTCCCGCAGAGGTGGTATAAAGTTCTTGTAATTTCCCTACTTCCCACCCTTTAGGAATCCTCCCAAGCTCAGAGTCAACAAATTCTCCATCTTGAAACGGGCCAAAATCAACAAACCAATGTTTATACAAGGTCATGGCCATTTCTTCAAGGGTTTCATTCATTTTTCGGTTGAGTTCGATTTTGTCGTCAAGTGAGCTTAAAATATTACTAACTATCTTTTGGTATTTTAACGGTGGTAATGTTAATGGAAGTTCATAAAAATCTGATCTGCTTGTTGAGGGAATTGCAGAACCACTATCCATGGAATTTATATCTTTTGTTAATAATTCATAGTATGCCCATTTCCAGTCTATATTTTCGCTTAACATATTTAAATAAAATGCTGTATCAATTACGTAAAAATCTTCAGGTGAATAATGAACTCCCCTATACGCACCTTTCCTACCTATTATTATCCCTGGCCCTTCACATAAATAATTTTCATTATATCCAATCTGTCCATTGGTTCCATATACTGGGTAGCCCTTAATGGTATTTTTATAGTTTCGCAATGCTTTTCCATATTCTAGTGATGCAATATCTCCCCACTTCATACGCTTCCATTCACTCATACCAATCTCTCCAAATCCTTCAATATCTTCTCCTGCAGCCGATTGCTTTCTTCAAATTGCTCGCGCAGCGTGCTTGTAAGTGCTTCCATTTTTTCTTCGTAGGGAATGCCGTCACCTTCGACTTCTGCTGTTCCCACATAGATTCCCGGGGTTAGTTTGTAGTCATTCTTTTTAACCTCTTTCAGCGAAGCTGCCTTACACAAGCCGGGGACATCTTCATACCTGCCTCCATCATTTTTAAAGCCGTGATAGATACTTGAAACATGATTGATTTCTTCCTGATCCAGCGCTTTTTGTCTGCGGCTGACCAATTCACCCATTTTACGGACGTCGATAAATAAGATTTCGTCCTTGCGCTCGCGGAATCCTTTTTTCCCGTCGCGGTTTTTACTCAAGAAGAATAAGGCACACGGAATACCTGTCGTGAAGAACAATTTCTCGGGCATTTGCACGATGCAATCGACGTAACCTTCATCGACTAACGTTTGCCGTACTTCTTTTTCCCCTCTCGCATTGGTCGTCATTGCTCCGTTGGCCATCACATAGCCGGCCGTTCCCTGCTCATTCAAATGATACAGAAAATGTTGCATCCACATGTAGTTGGCGTTGCTGTTCGTCACGGGGCCAATAAGGCGCGGGTCCTGTTTCGGGATACGATCGGCTCCCCAATCGCTTACATTAAACGGCGGATTGGAGATAACAAAATCAGCGCGCAAATCTTCAAATTGATCGTTGATTAACGTGTCACCGAGGCGAATATCGGCGTTGATCCCGTGTAGCAAAACGTTCATTTTCCCCAGTTGGACCGTGGTGGTAACACTCTCTTGTCCGTAAAAAGACAGGGCGTTTTGATACTTGGAATATTCCTCGGATTGTAGGAACATCCCACCTGAACCACTCGCGGGATCAAACACTTTTCCGGCAATCGGTTCCAACATTGCCACTAACAGTTTCGTCACACTGGACGGGGTGAAGAACTCTCCGCCGCGATTCCCTTCGCTGGAGGCAAAGGAGCCAATAAAATATTCATACGTGCGCCCGAGTACATCGACACTGTCGGCGTCCTCGGAGCTAAACGCTTTTCTGGAGAAAATCTCGATGAGGCCGGCCAAATTTTCCGCTGATAGATTTGACCCTTGATAGATACGGGGAAGCATGCCCTCGAGTTCAGGGTTTTCCTGTTCCACCGCTTGCATGGCATCATCGACGATCGCCTTGATATTCGGTTGTTTGGCATTTTCCATAATGTAAGACCACTTCGATTGTGATGGCAGAACATAAATGTTGTCGGCTTTGTATATTTCTTCATCTTCAAGGATGTCTTGCTTCATGTCTTCGTCTTCCATGTATAATTCACTCGCGGGGTCATCAACTTGTTGCTGTAGTTCCCGCCTTTTCATTTCATAGCGATTGGATATGTAACGCAGGAAAATAAGGGGCAATACAAAATGCTTATAGTCTGCGGGAGCAATGCTTCCGCGCATTTTATTCGCTGCATCGAATAAA
The Salicibibacter kimchii DNA segment above includes these coding regions:
- a CDS encoding restriction endonuclease subunit S yields the protein MSEWKRMKWGDIASLEYGKALRNYKNTIKGYPVYGTNGQIGYNENYLCEGPGIIIGRKGAYRGVHYSPEDFYVIDTAFYLNMLSENIDWKWAYYELLTKDINSMDSGSAIPSTSRSDFYELPLTLPPLKYQKIVSNILSSLDDKIELNRKMNETLEEMAMTLYKHWFVDFGPFQDGEFVDSELGRIPKGWEVGKLQELYTTSAGGTPSRKTKSYYQNGTINWLKTKELNDNFIINTEEKITEEAVQKSSAKLFRENTVIIAMYGATVGQLGILASESTTNQACCALLKKYENVDPYIGYLHLKYNRENIINLANGGAQQNINQRIIKQYPIIIPPIDELIEFNHTVKTLFELKREHEFQIITLTQARDYLLPSLISGEIDLSEAKEHVEEVLT
- a CDS encoding type I restriction-modification system subunit M — protein: MAPKADISFTKDLFDAANKMRGSIAPADYKHFVLPLIFLRYISNRYEMKRRELQQQVDDPASELYMEDEDMKQDILEDEEIYKADNIYVLPSQSKWSYIMENAKQPNIKAIVDDAMQAVEQENPELEGMLPRIYQGSNLSAENLAGLIEIFSRKAFSSEDADSVDVLGRTYEYFIGSFASSEGNRGGEFFTPSSVTKLLVAMLEPIAGKVFDPASGSGGMFLQSEEYSKYQNALSFYGQESVTTTVQLGKMNVLLHGINADIRLGDTLINDQFEDLRADFVISNPPFNVSDWGADRIPKQDPRLIGPVTNSNANYMWMQHFLYHLNEQGTAGYVMANGAMTTNARGEKEVRQTLVDEGYVDCIVQMPEKLFFTTGIPCALFFLSKNRDGKKGFRERKDEILFIDVRKMGELVSRRQKALDQEEINHVSSIYHGFKNDGGRYEDVPGLCKAASLKEVKKNDYKLTPGIYVGTAEVEGDGIPYEEKMEALTSTLREQFEESNRLQEKILKDLERLV